CCAGCCACCGGTGGTGCCGGCACTGATTGACCGCCGCGTGGATGCCGGACAGATCATCGGCTTCCTGGTGGGCGCTTCAGATCCGGATATCCCAGCCAATACTTTAACCTACAGCCTGGAAAATGCCCCGGCCGGGGCGACCCTCCACCCCACCACGGGCCTGTTCCAATGGACACCGTCGCTGGCGCAATCACCCAGCACCAATGTCATCACGGTGCGCGTCACGGACAACGGCACTCCGAATCTTTCCGCAGCCAGCACCTTCATGGTCATCGTCAACCGGCCCAATCAGCCGCCCAACCTGGCAGTGCCCGCAGACCAGGTGATTGATGAAGGAAACTTGCTGCTTGTCAGCGCCTCGGCCAGCGATGCCGATGTGCCGGCGCAACAGCTTGCCTACAGTCTCGTGAACCCGCCGGCAGGGGCCACCATCCACCCGGTGAGTGGCATTATCTCCTGGACGCCTGCCGAGGCCCAGGGGCCTTCCACCAACACGCTCACCGTGAAAGTCACGGATAATGGCTCGCCCCCGCAGAGCGCCACGCGCAGCTTCACGGTGATCGTCAATGAGGTCAATTCGGCGCCTGTCTGGCCGTCTCTGCCGCTGCTGACGGCGGCGCCGCGACGGCCGTTGACCAATCAAGTGGCCGCCACCGATGCTGATCTGCCCCCCAATCAGATTACATACCGGCTCGCGGCAGGAAGTCCGGTAAGCGCCTCGATCAACGCCAGCAATGGCATGCTGGTTTTCCTGCCGGGGGCCGAGCATGCGGGCCGCACCAACTGGCTGCCGATTGTGGCAACTGACAGTGGTCAGCCACCCCTGAGCGCTACCACCTTGGTGGCGGTGGCCGTCTCGGACATGATGGATCTGGCGGCGGGGCAGGGCATCGTTCCCGCCGGCCAGAGCGGCCGCATACCGTTGAATCTATTTGTCAGCAGCCCACTAACGAATCTGGGCTTTACGCTGCAAGTGCCCTCGGCGGGTTTGACCAACTTCATGGTGACGTCTTCCAATGCCGCCCTGACGGCCAGCCCTGCCGTGCGTATATCGGACATGGAATGGCGGTTCACTTTGGAAATCCGTGATGCCAGCCTGGTGGGCACGCAGGAATTCGCGGCATTGCAATTTGACGTTTTGCCCCAGGCATCCGCGGCCATCATACCGCTGAATCTTCAGCAGGTGTCGGCGCAAACCATCGCCGGGCAGCCCGTGCCTTATGTGTGGACCTACCCGGGAAGGGCGATTGTGGTGGGAGCACAACCCTTGCTGAACCTCAGCACGGAAGCGGGTCAGGTCCGTCTGCTGCTCTATGAATTGCCGGGCACGACTCTGCAATTGCAGACGGCCACGCGCCTGGAGCCGCCGCCACCCTGGCAGAACTGGATGCGGATTACGGTAACCAATTACCAGACAGAGGTATTGGATTTGATGAGCCATCCCGCCATGTACTATCGGGCCTTCCGCACCAATGCACCGTGAGCCTTGAGCAAAGGCGCCAAACTGTTTTCGGTGCCAGCGGGGAGGGGAAGGAGACGGCCCTCCCCTTTCAGGCATGAATTCATTCCTGTTTTCCCTGAGACGCATTTGGTGTTACTTTATCCGGTAACTGGCGAAAACCTTGAGTACGCAACCAGCATCAGCGGCGTGGGGTGCGGCCACCCGCACCACCACGAGTGACACACCGCGCGCCCGCCCCGGCGCGCACACGGAAACCGTCCGACAGCTCATTGCGAGCGTAAGCCAGGCTTTTCTGGGCAAGGAAGAGGTGGTGGCGCGCGCCGTCCTCACCCTCATTGCTGGCGGTCACGTGCTGATTGAGGACGTGCCCGGGGTGGGCAAGACGCTGCTGGCCAAGGCCCTGGCCCGCTCGCTGGCCGCGGAGTTCAAACGCATTCAATTCACGGCGGACCTGCTGCCTTCGGACATTACTGGCGTCACTGTCTATGCACCCGAACGACATGAGTTCTCCTTCCGGCGCGGGCCGGTCTTCACCAACATCTTGCTGGGCGACGAAATCAATCGTGCCACGCCCCGCACGCAGTCCAGTCTGCTGGAAGCCATGGAGGAGGGACATGTGACGGTGGATGGCGTGCTGTACCCCTTACAGACGCCGTTTTTTGTTATTGCCACGCAAAATCCCATCGAGCTGGAAGGCACCTATCCGCTGCCCTTCGCGCAGATGGATCGCTTCATGGCGCGCCTGAGCATCGGCTACCTGCAGCGCGCCGAGGAAGTGCGCATGTTGCGCGCACAGCAAACCTTTGATCCGCTGGAGCGCGTCACGCCGGTGTTGGATTGCTATGGCCTGACCGTCATTCAAGCCGCGGTGCGTGAAGTGCGTGTGGAGGAGGCACTGGCGGGTTATGTGGTGGACATTGTCAACGCCACCCGGCAGCACGAGGCTTTGGAGCATGGCGCCAGCCCGCGCGGCAGTTTGGACATGCAGGCCTACAGCCAGGCCCTGGCCCTGCTGGCCGGGCGGAATTATGTGCTGCCGGACGATGTGAAAGAGGCCGCGCGCGTGGTTTTGCCCCATCGTTTGATTGTGCGCAAGGGCACGCGCTCGGTGCCCTTGAGCGCACCGGCCGTGGTGGAGCGCATCCTCGAATCGGTGCCGGTGCCGGTGTGAGGCAGGGCAAGGCATAACTCCCCAAGGTATGCGGTTAACCCGTCCAGGCGCGTTGGTGATGCTGGCGTCCCTGGCTTTTGCCCTCGCGGCGCTGACCTCGCAATCCAGCCTGTTGGTCATGCTTTGCGGCCTGCTGCTGGGGTGCCTGAGTCTCAACGCATGGCGGGCGTGGCAGGCGTTACAACAGGTGCAGGTTACGGCCCCCGCTGTCAGCCATGCTGAAGAGAAACGTGCTCCGCAAGAACCGTGGACGCTCGTTCACGGGGGGCGTTCCGCGATTTCCACTCTCAGGGTGGTGCATCCCGAAGGCATTTTATTTGCACTCCCCCTTTTGTCCCCGGGTGAAAGCCGCCATCTGGTGCCGCAATGGTGCCCTTCCCGCCGTGGGGTTTATCATTGGCGGGACGTTCGCCTGGAAACCACGCATCCCTTTGGATTGGTCCTGGGCCGGCGGCGGCTGGCCTTGAACGGCGAGCTGGTGGTTTTCCCCGCCCTGTATCCGGCCTCCTCGCCCCTGGCAGCCGGTTACGATGCGATGGTGGGTGGCAAGCATCGCGGCACGCGCCGCATTGCCAGCGGCACCCATTTTGCCGGGGTGCGCCCTCTGCAACCCGGTGACGCATTCAAACAAATCCACTGGCCTTCCAGCGCCAAGGGCCTGGGCTTGATGGTCAAGACCTACGAGGAGGAGCTGGCCGGCCGCATTTCGGTCTTGCTGGATCCGGGACATGACGGCAACCGGCAGGCGGCTGATGCCTGCGTGCGTGCAGCCGGCTCTCTCATGTTTGCCGCGTTGGATGAGGGACATCACGTGGAGTGGCTGGCGGTGGGAACGGAGATGGTGGAATTGGTGCCGCCGTTTTCCGATGGCCACGAATTATTGGAAGCCCTGGCGCGTCTGCCGGTGCAAACGGGAGTGCTGACCCAGTCGTGGCTGGAGGAAGGCTACAAAAGGGTGTCGGCTCGCAGCGCCCTGGTATTGGTGGTCACCACCGTGAATGACGCGGTGGCTCACGCCGTCAACGCCTGGCTGGAGCGGCGGCGAACCATCACCCTCTGTGTGCCGGCGCCGGCGCGGCAATGGCCCTCATTGCCGGGGGTGGCGGTATGGGAATATGGTGAGGATTATGTGACCCCCGTGACATGAGCTCGGCGCGTCATCAACTGGTTTTGCTGGGGCTGCTGTGCATGGGGTTGACGTGGAACGACTGGCTCATGCCCGGCCTTTACGCGCTCTCATGGGCGGTGTGCCTCAGACTGGGCCGGCGCCCAAGACATCTGGGAGCCGCGGGCGAGGCCCTGTTGCTCGTTGGCGGCACGTTGGCGGGACATTTCCTGGCCCGCTGGCTGGGTTACAGCGCCCATTTTGCCATCGGTCATGGCCTGGCGTGGCTCCAATTAGGGCGGTTGTTGCGCCCGCTGAACCGCCGCGAGCAATGGTTTTCCTTCCTCATTGCCCTGTTTCATCTGGCGGTGGCGTGCACCTTCCTGTTCGATTACCGCTTCCTAGCCGTGTTGCTGGCGGCGCTTTGGTGTGTGCCTCGCGCCCTGACTGAACTGGCAGCCGAGGCCTCCCCCGGGGCACAGGCCTGGCGCCGGCCGTTGCGGCTGGCGGGAGTGGATCTCCTGCTGATTTTTGGGGTGACGCTGATCTTGTTCCTGCTTTTTCCCCGTGGCTGGATGAGCGGAGGCATGCGCTGGCGCCTGGGGCGGGCGGCGGATGAGGCCACGTTGCTGGACACCGTTCTGGACCCGGCCAGCCGCGCGGGCGGGGGCGGGCGCCGCATTTTATTCCAAATTCGCGGCGAGCAACTGGGCTATTTGCGCTGTTACACCCTCGCGGCATTCGATGGCCAGCGCTGGCAGATCATGGCGGAGAATCAGCGCTGGCGTTTGCTGCAAAGTGGCACTTACGACCCGCCGCCGCCGGAGGTTTTAGAGCGGGAGCTGCGCATCAAAAATCCTTCTTTTTTGGGCCGCGTGCTCCCGGTGGATGGCCATGTGGTACGCTTGAGCGGCACTTTCTTTCATCGCGCCTACGAAACGCGGCAGGGCATGGTGGAAACCGATGTGGTTTTCTCGCGCCAAAACAATGTCTGTCTTTACTACATCCTGCGCACCCCGCCGTGGCGGGCCTTGCGGGCGGACGAGGAGGCGGCACTGACCCGGCATCCGCCGGCCTCCCCCCGTTTGCGGGCGTGGCTGGACCAGGTGTTGGCGGGAGAAACCAACGCCTATCAGCAGGCGCGTCTCCTGGAAAAATATCTGGAGCGTCATTTTACCTATGACCTGGGCGCGCCGGAGCTGAGCCGGCTCAATACCTTGGAGGATTTCCTATTCGTCCAACGCCGCGGTCACTGCGAGCGCTTTGCCTCGGCGTTGGCCCAGCTTTTGCGCCTGCAAGGCATTCCCAGCCGGGTGGTGATTGGTTACCTTCCCCGTACCCGCAACCCCATCTCTGGCTGGTATGACATCCGCCTGCGCGATGCTCACGCCTGGACGGAGGCCTGGTTTCCCGAGCGGGGTTGGGAGCGATTTGATGCCACGCCGGCGGCCACTCTGCCGCCGCCGTCCGCCTGGAGTGACTGGCTTGAAGCCCTCGATTTTGCCTGGTACGCCCACGTGGTCAATTTTGACCGCGCCAGCCAGAATGCTTTGTGGGACGCGCTCGGCCAGGGCTGGCACACGGTTTATTTCACACTTTCGGAGTGGGGGCGCCGCCACGGCGCTTGGCTGGCGGGCAGTGGCCTGGCGCTCGGGATGCTGTTCTTGGGGTGGTTTGCCTGGCGGCACTTGGGCTGGCGTGGCTGGCGGCGCAAGGCGGCCCGGGATGCCGAAAGTGCCCGCGCTTTGGCGGGACATTACTATGGGCGCATGTTGCGAATCCTGGCGCGGCGCGGCCTGTACCGTCAGCCCCATCAAACACCGCTGGAATTCCTGCAAACCCTGGCCCGCGCCCACCTCCCGGACTATGACGAGGCGGTTGGCATCACCCAAACTTTTTGCCTGACCCATTACGGTGGCCTGCCTATGATGCCCGAAATCCAGCGGGAAATGGAAAATGCGCTGAAGCGCATGGAGGCCACGAAATATGCGGCAAATAAGTGATGGCGAACGATCGGCATTGCCGGCAATGCTGAGGATGCTGATCTTGGGGGGAAGCCTGGCGGCGTGCCTGCTGCCCGCCGCCGGGCAGGTGGACCTGCCTTCGGCCAGGCCCGTGCCCGCCCTGCAGGCTCTGCCCCTGCCTTTGGAGCAAATCAGCTTCGAATATCAGGGCCGTGAACTGACGCGATATTATTACAGCGCAAACTTACAGCGCCCTTTCCTTTATCCGCTTAACGGCCCGGCGGGGCGCTCCCTTACCCGCATGGGGCATCCGCGTGATCCCCAATCGCACAAGCACCATAACTCCGTCTGGATTTCGCATCAAAACGTCCAGGGCGCCAATTTTTGGGAGGATTTCGCCACCAATCAGATCGTGCACGTGGCCATGGAGCGCCTCGAGGATGGGGAAGATGCCGCATATATGGTGGCCCTCAACGAATGGCGCTCGGGAGGGGCGCCTCTGCTCAGAGAACGCCGGCAAATCACCGTGCGTTATTTGAACCGCGGCGAATGGCTGCTGTTGTTGGATATGCGATTCGAGCCGGTGGCAAAGCCGGTCACTTTGGGGCAGACGGCTTTCGGTTTTGTGGGTGTCCGCATGGCCAAAACCGTGGGTGTGCGCGATGGCGGCGGCCTCATGCGCAACTCCGAAGGTGGCGTCAATGAGGCGGGATGTTTCCGCAAGCCGGCCCGGTGGGTGGATTATTCCGGCGCCATCACGGCGACGGCGCGGGAGGGCGTCACCCTGATGGATCATCCTGCCAACTATAGCCATCCCACCCCGTTTCATGTGCGGGATGATGGATGGATGGGGGCTTCCCCCACTTTTCTGGGGGAACGCGTAATCAGCGCGGAAAACCCCTTGGAGCTGCGCTATGGACTTTACGTACATGACGGCATTCCCACGGCAGCGGATATTGAAAAGGTTTACGCCTTGTTTGTGAAAATGCCGCGGCCGGATTTGCGGGCCAAAGGGCGCTGAACCCACGGGAAAAGGAGGCGAGGAATGGCAGGTATCTTGGCGGAGAAAACGCTGATGGCGCGGGAATTTCCGCGCCGCCTGTTGCTGGTGGCGGCCGGTTGTTCGGTGGCCTTGCTGGTGGCAGCCTTGTGGAGCCTGAATCGCGAGGCGCGGCTGAACCGCGAGCTGGCTGAAAAGCTGGCGCAGGAGAGCGCCCTGGTGCTGGAGCTGCACCACCTCAACCATGAATTGAGCCAGAGCGCGGTCCTGGCGGTGTGGCGTGGTGGCGCAGGTGCGGTGGAGGCTTATTATTGGCGTGAGAGCCAGGCGGCGGCACGGCTGGGCGAAGTGGCGCAGCGCCTGCCCTGGTTATATCGCCAAATTCCCCTGCGCCGACTAACCCAGGTGGAGCGGCAGGCCCTGGACCTTGTCCGGCAGGGCAACCTCGATGCTGCCCAGCGGCTCTTGCGGACCGACGAATATCAAACGCAACTGCAGTCCTACAACCTGGCCTGGCATCGTTTGCGGGAGGGGCTGGCGGCGCAGCATCAGCAGATTTGGCTGCGGCGGTTTGAGCAAGTCAATCGGACCAGCCTGCTGCTGGCCTCCGGCATGGCCGTGCTCACCTTGTTCTGGGGATTGGTCTTTCGGGACTTGCGCCAATTCGTGGCCCAGGCCTCCCACCATGAAGCCGCCCTGCGGGAGAGTGAGGAGCTGAATCGCACCCTGCTGGCCAGTTTGCCGCAACGGGTGTTTTACAAAGATCGCCAGCTCGTGTTTCGCGGCGTCAATGCCGCCTTTGCTGCGGATCTGGGCAAAACGCCCGAGCAGGTGGTGGGGCGGAATGATTTTGATTTCTTCCCGCGCGATCTGGCCGAGAAATATCGGGCGGATGATTTGCGGGTGATGCAGGAGCGCAAGCCGGTGACGCTCGAGGAGCGGAATGTCGCGCAGGGCCGCGAACGGATTGTGGAGGTGGTGAAAGCCCCGGTGATTGATGCCTCGGGCGAGGTCATAGGGTTGGTGGGATTGTTTACGGACATCACGTCCCGCAAGCAGGCAGAGGCACGCCTGCAGGAATATACCCGCCGGCTGGCGCAGAACAACCGGGAATTACAGGAATTTGCCTACGTGGCCTCGCATGATTTGCAGGAGCCGCTGCGCAAGGTGCGCGCCTTTGGCGACCGCCTCCAGGCCAAATGTGGCGCGGCGCTCACGCCCGAGGGCAAGGATTATCTGGCGCGCATGCAAAATGCCGCCGAACGCATGCAGATGTTGATTGAGGCCCTGCTGGCCTATTCTCGCATTACCACCAAGGCCAAGCCTTTCGCGCAGGTGAAGCTCTCGGAGATTGCGCGGGAGGTGCTGGGCGATCTGGAAATTCGCATCGAACAGACCAACGCCCGCATCCAGGTGGGTGAGCTGCCGGAAATCCAGGCCGATCCGATGCAAATGCGGCAGTTGTTGCAGAACCTCCTGGGTAACGCCCTGAAATTCCATCGCCCGGGCGTGCCGCCGGAGATTCAGGTCACCGCAAAAATCTTTACCACCGCGGAAGGGGCGGCGCACGGCGTTTCGCCCGCCTTGCTGGCCGATTATCCACCGGAGACGGAATTTTGTCAGATCGCCGTGCAGGATAACGGCATCGGGTTTGACGACAAATACGCCGAGCGAATTTTCGGCGTTTTTCAACGGTTGCATGGCCGCGGCGATTACGAGGGCGCAGGAGTGGGTCTGGCCATTTGTCGCAAAATTGCCGAACGCCATGGCGGGGAAATTACCGCTCGCGGCCAGCCGGGGCAGGGGGCTTTGTTTCGCGTGACCCTGCCGGTCCACCACGCCGTGGATATTGAGAGCTGAGGCTTATGCGGCAGGACGAGCCACCCGTTGCCACCACCCGCCCAGCCTCTGCCACCATGGGGGCGGGGCGCATTCGTAGCGATGTTGCAGGGCGAGCGCGCGAAAGTGTTTTTTAACCTGCTGGCGGCCGCGCAAGCCCAGCATGAGGCTGATGGGCACCGCAAAGACGAGTAAAAGTAAATGGCTTGTTGATTGTTCGGGAAGTGGTTGATGATAATGACCGTTCACCCACACGAGGAAGCCGAAGGCCACGGACGTTAGGATCCAGGGCATCCCCAAGACCAGCACCATCGTATAAAGCCCGCTGTTTAACTGCTTGCGGAGCTTGAGTCCCTGCCACAGGCCCACCCAGCCCAGCGCCCAGCAATCCAGGAAAAACAGGAGCAAGAGTCCTCCGTATTGCAGCCATATCGTCAATCGTTCCCCCTCGCTAAAGGGGTGGAAGGGCCATGTGCCAATGGCGCCGTTAAAGTAAAACATAACCAACACCAGCACCACCAACGCCACCAACGGCTTCAGAAACAGAATCCGCAAGGCCCGCCAATGACTGGCAATAAAGTCAGACGCCCGCAAGGGGGTGCCCAACAGCGCCTCCAATTCTTGCTGCCGAATTTCGCGCGCCAGACCCTGCGAGCTTTCGAGGCTCAGGGCAACTTTGAACAGCCCCAAAGTCATCCACGCCAGCCAGAGCCAATTCCCCCGCACTTCCTTACCCTGCAACTCGAGCGAAAGCGCAAAAAACGCAGCAAACAGACCCAAAATGAGCCACACGACGATGGGTTTATACCAGGGCCGCACTAACATCCAGGCAATGGGGTCTTGTGCAAACCAGCGTTGGTAAACTCGCCGGCGATACCAGGCCGGACCAAATAACAGCCAGTGCCGCAACCGCTGCCAAAGGAAGAATTGCCGCTCGGGCTTTTCCTGCCAGAAGCGTGCCGTGAAAAAAACGGCGGCGAGGATGAGCACCGCGATGGCGCCGGATTGCACCATGACCAGGATTTCCCAGGCGGCAATCGGAGAGCTATAGGGCGGAGCGAGCCCAGCACCCTGCATGGAAAAACCTGTGGAAACTTTAAGCATGGCGGCTACCGGGCTGAGCGTCAACAAGCCGCATGCTATTGAGGTAAGCAGGTTTTCCCCTGCCGGCGTCTCCACCGCAGAGGCGATAGATAGAAGGACAAATCCGGAAAAATTGTAGAGCAGCAGCAGCGCAACAGCGGTGGCCGTGGCCAGACTGGCAGTGCGTAGCAGGGACGAGGCAAATAGGCCCGCCGCCAGGGACAGCAGCATGGTCAACAACAAGATGGTGGCGGTTTGCCCGACTTGTGACAAGCTGATGCCTCCCAACAACACCGGAATCATCAGCAGCGGCAGGGTGGCCACCAAACCGCTCAGGGCCACGATGGAGTGCGAGATGAGCTTGCCCAGGACGATATCGAAGCTGCGGAGATGCGTTAGAAAGAGCAGCCCCAGTGTGTGTTCCCGCTTTTCCCGGCTCAGGCAGTCGGCGGTCAACGCAAAGCCGCTGAATGAGGCATAAAAAAAGGCAATCCAGGCCGTGGTCAGGAAAAGAAACTGCCCCATCTCGCGCTGGTCCAGCCGGCTCAGGTCCTTTCCCAGAATCAGGAAGGTAAAGGCCATCACCGCCGCCGGGGTGAACAGACGACGCGCATACGTCATCCATCGCCGGCTGGACACCAGCAGTTCGCGCCGCTCAATCGGAAACCAGAACCTCATAAACGCGGGGCGCAGTGCCCGGGAGGTCGGGGCTACGGGCCGGTCTTAGGCCCGGGCAATGCCGCGTTCACTGGCCCGCACAAATGCCACCAGATGCACGATCTCGGGCAGGGCTGGCAGTTCCTGCTCAATGCGTTCCAAAGCATTGGAAACCGTCAGCCCTTCCCGGCATAAAATCTTGTAGGCCCGCTTCAAGGCCGTCTGGGCCTCGTCGGAAACGCCGTTGCGCTCCATGCCCACCTTGTTGATGGTGCGCGCCACGGCGGGGTTGCCATCGGCCAGCATGTAGGGCGGGATGTCCTGCACCACCTTCGAGCAGCCGCCGATGATGGCCATGCGCCCGATGCGGCAGAACTGATGCACTGCCGCCAGCCCGCCAATGACCGCATAATCCTCCACCGTGACATGTCCGGCCAGTGTGGCCACGTTGCTCATGATGATGTGATTGCCCAGGGTGACATTGTGGGCGATGTGGCAGTAGGCAAGGATGTGATTGTGCGAGCCGATGACGGTGACCTCCCCGTCCCCCGTGGCACTGTGCACGGTGACGTACTCGCGGAAGGTGTTGTGGTCGCCGATTCGGGTATATGTCGCGCCCCCCTTCCATTTCAGGTCCTGGGTTTTCAGCCCCAGTGAGGCAAAGGGAAAAATTTCGTTGTTCCGGCCCAGGGTGATGCGGCCGTCCAGGACCACATGGCTGTGCAGATAACAGCCGTCCCCCAGCTCCACATGCTCTCCAATAATGCAATAAGGTCCAATATGGCAGTCTGCGCCTATTTTGGCCTTGGGATGAATGATGGCGGTAGGATGAATCATGGAATTAGGATGCCGCTAAAATAAATCCTTCCAGGTCGGACGCACCTCGGGGGGCGTTGGGAATAATAAACAACCCATGGCGCAGCTTCCTCTCGGATTTTGAATTATGGGTGATGGTTTTGCTTGTTATTTGTTATCCACCAGCATGAAGGTGACTTCGGCCTCGCTGACCACGTCTCCTTCCACCAGGCACGTGCCTTTGGCCTTGCCAATTTTGCCCCGCATCTTCAGCACCTCCACGTCAATGGTGAGCACATCCCCGGGACGCACCGGTTTGCGCCATTTGACGTTTTCCGCGGACATGAAATAGGCCAGCTTGCCGATGTTCTCCGCCTGGCGCATCATCAGGATGCCGGCCACCTGCGCCATGGCCTCCAATTGCAACACGCCGGGCATGATGGGGTGTCCGGGGAAATGGCCTTCAAAGTAAAATTCGCCAATGCTGACATTCTTGATGCCCACCACGCGGTTACCCTCGATTTTGATGACCTTGTCCACCATCAGAAACGGATGACGGTGGGGCAGGATTTGCATCACCTGCATCACATCCAGCGTGGCGCCGTCCTTGACCAAATCCGGCGAAGGCCCGGCCTTTTCGCCGGCTGCTTCCCGCTCCTTGCGCGGCGCCGGCGCCGGTTTTTCTTTTTCCGGCTCCGGCGGGGGAGGGGTGAAGGTCTGGACCGCCTGGAGGGGCTTGCGCATCTGCGCCAGAATGGCCTTGCCGAGCTCATTGTTGGCGGCGTGACTGGGTTTCACCGCCACGATATGCGCCAGCAGGGGCCGTCCCAGCAACGCCAGATCGCCGACAATATCCAGCATTTTGTGCCGCACGAATTCGTTGGCGTACCGCAGCGGCTCATTCGTCAGCACGGCGTCCTCGCGGATGATGACGGCA
The sequence above is drawn from the Verrucomicrobiia bacterium genome and encodes:
- the lpxC gene encoding UDP-3-O-acyl-N-acetylglucosamine deacetylase, whose protein sequence is MAQQQTLKKSASFSGIGLHSGNRVNMTFLPAPANTGIRFRRVDLEGRPEIEARIEQVSDTLRSTTLAKGNAKVHTVEHVLAAFAGCGVDNAIVELDANEPPIADGSAREYVRMIHEAGIAPLAEQREPYRLTTPIELQLGETFMAAFPHDSFKITCTSADKNGRFTQYFSLEVTPESWEKELAHARTFCFFEEIELLFKNGLIKGGSLENAVIIREDAVLTNEPLRYANEFVRHKMLDIVGDLALLGRPLLAHIVAVKPSHAANNELGKAILAQMRKPLQAVQTFTPPPPEPEKEKPAPAPRKEREAAGEKAGPSPDLVKDGATLDVMQVMQILPHRHPFLMVDKVIKIEGNRVVGIKNVSIGEFYFEGHFPGHPIMPGVLQLEAMAQVAGILMMRQAENIGKLAYFMSAENVKWRKPVRPGDVLTIDVEVLKMRGKIGKAKGTCLVEGDVVSEAEVTFMLVDNK